One window of Dermacentor andersoni chromosome 7, qqDerAnde1_hic_scaffold, whole genome shotgun sequence genomic DNA carries:
- the LOC129385432 gene encoding cytochrome P450 3A4-like has translation MDEDNPTVSRLCTVFQQMDETAIESFFAFPLLRAALRCVYPFSDFCRNMREVSNDVLKILNWRRSPKAPREKDVLQYLIDLQTANEGATEKTRRYARALNDSTLLSNIIMLLAVGFDSTSSSLAFVFYLLAKHPEEQEKIRAEVVAKMESLKATKTDRVNDQSTPSEQQPPEKPDIIKMLHKNNASQFYETDKSHQKPQGQMQSNASDATRRDDTVTGNANIEETLQECTLEADDILTLERLDMVVREGLRLYPALPVMILRECSQDTTVLGQYIPRGTTLVAPPWHIHRDPKIWSDPDEFIPDRFAKREQSTLSSTYFPFGLGSHICLGQRLALLMMKTVLYKTIYAFELSLSAEESGPMKVKVPGLLLNPVDPLRLQFKRRSGARKS, from the coding sequence ATGGACGAGGATAACCCCACAGTCTCCAGGCTCTGCACAGTATTCCAACAAATGGACGAAACGGCCATAGAAAGCTTTTTTGCCTTCCCACTATTGCGCGCGGCGCTCCGATGCGTCTATCCGTTCTCAGACTTTTGCAGGAACATGAGGGAAGTCTCAAACGATGTGCTTAAAATTTTGAACTGGCGAAGAAGTCCGAAGGCACCGCGAGAGAAAGATGTGCTTCAGTACCTGATCGACCTCCAAACGGCAAACGAAGGCGCCACAGAAAAAACGAGGAGATACGCACGTGCCCTTAACGACAGCACCCTGTTGTCAAATATTATCATGTTGTTAGCCGTTGGCTTCGATAGCACCTCTTCTTCGCTGGCTTTCGTGTTCTACTTGCTGGCAAAACACCCAGAAGAGCAAGAAAAAATTCGCGCCGAGGTGGTGGCAAAAATGGAAAGCTTAAAAGCTACAAAAACAGACCGCGTCAATGACCAAAGTACTCCGTCAGAGCAACAGCCACCAGAGAAGCCAGATATAATCAAAATGCTTCACAAGAACAACGCTTCTCAGTTCTACGAAACGGACAAAAGCCACCAAAAGCCACAGGGGCAAATGCAGTCTAACGCAAGTGATGCAACGCGCCGGGACGACACAGTCACAGGAAATGCAAACATTGAAGAAACGCTCCAGGAGTGCACTCTCGAAGCAGACGACATACTAACCCTCGAGCGTCTGGACATGGTTGTACGCGAGGGACTACGCCTTTACCCCGCACTGCCGGTCATGATCTTGCGCGAGTGCTCCCAGGACACGACAGTCTTGGGTCAATATATTCCCCGTGGGACAACGCTCGTCGCTCCCCCTTGGCACATCCACAGAGATCCGAAGATATGGAGTGATCCGGACGAATTTATTCCTGACAGGTTCGCGAAGAGAGAGCAAAGCACCCTGTCTTCTACGTACTTTCCCTTCGGCCTCGGATCACACATTTGCTTGGGCCAAAGACTAGCTTTGCTGATGATGAAAACTGTTCTGTACAAAACGATTTATGCGTTTGAGCTGAGCTTGAGTGCAGAGGAGTCAGGCCCTATGAAAGTGAAAGTACCGGGCCTCTTACTAAATCCTGTTGACCCATTGCGGCTTCAATTTAAGCGTAGGTCAGGTGCACGCAAAAGTTGA